The Cydia fagiglandana chromosome 14, ilCydFagi1.1, whole genome shotgun sequence genome contains the following window.
ataattCGGTTTGTTGGGTCGATATTGGTTAATGATGGAGCTTAATTTTCCTCACTCCGGTTCTTTGGACTGTCGACCAGACGTTTCCCTGATATAGTCAATCCGCTACTTTTTAGttagcacaaaagataagggccacgcaaagatcttccggccaGGACCTCGCCAAGCTTAAGACTGCCTCTGATGCTGCGCAATATCGTTTatactatataaaaaaaaatcgtccctttattcaatacattttgcttcaaattgaaaaatgcacttattttatcactttcttatagcaaaaacatgtattttcggtaaaattttggtttgaattattttttcattaatcaaaggtgtttcaaggccacgccgccgattcgccgccgccgccgaccgattttgaccggcgcgccgccgccggctaaatgcctatcggcgctcatatctaactACAGACGCCATCagataggtaagtaggtataggtctatcggagcggccaaggtgctcacaaatatctgaacacgcctcagagggcctaccgcgaacagcGTTCGACGTGtttcctctctgtcgcacttgtaaattcgtaagtaagtgtgacagggaggcaacacgtcgaacgtgttttGCGGTAGGACCTCTGATGTTAAggagttagagtgcgtgttcagatatttttgagcacctcagcAGCTCCTGTGTATAattaatggcgactgtacctaaattCCGGTTGCGATACTTCAGGTATTTGTGTGTGTCAGTTGACTTTTTAGAAGACCCGTGGCCACAGTACTAAATTGATCAATAAATTAGCTAATTATTATATTGTATGAGTTTATGGACTGTTTGTCTGAAATAACTCAAAtaactagtaaatatcaaaatctatagttcgttttttttagcattagaaagaactccacagaagcaagcgtgcagtttttatcaggctcgttttttgttaataattattgaattatctaatgtagcatggtcaatacatataatttacttcaattgattactgctaaaagtgccgcatttggaaccacaagcttacttctgcgaagttctttctaatgctaaaaaaaacggactatagtaaaggtctaatacCCACAGTAAAGGtctaatacctacttacttaactttttttataatttttagctatagtctgtatctttagtattctttaggtatttaaataaaaataaactaaatctACCCTCAATTAGCTCTATAAGCCTGccgagggtagatgaaaacattacatgatcaaataatgtaggttaaagtcaggtcgttcagtgacagatccaggcggttttgtatttggttggttaaccaataaatgttataactacccgaaaatatacaaattgtttgtttacttttatttaaatacctaaagatacagcgTATAGGGACCTACCTAATAAGTAACAGttaagtaagtactttatttattttattttaagaaaactACTAGTTATAGACCAGACCAACCTTAGTTGACACTGTTGACAGCGGTTTTAACAGCCCAGGCTGTGCAatagaagcttgacgtttaaaataacacttgcatagtctgggctatcaaaatcgctgctaaCTTGGTCTAaggttggtctaactctaagcaACTCAATCAccgatatatatttttatgtaaagttactaggtaaaattataaatactaAATACCTATGGATTTTACATTAAACTTTTAGTTCTTAAACTGTGGTTCATTTAAAAATCTAGTCTTATAAGAAACTTGTAAGGTGGCTAGTTCTAATATAAATGAACCACACACAACTTACCTGAGATTACAATTCCATCAAAATCCAACCAGAAACCGATTTCCTAGGAACATGGACGATATCGAAAACATCCTCTCAATACAACAACATCGGTAGCTTTCAACAATAGAACACGATACCGCGAAATCACAgcaatttacaaaaaactaaccGACCGAACTAAAAACAATCACTTTAGACTTTTAGTGGCACAATACTGTTTAAAAAAGTTGTTCTTTGATACAATCTCATTTAGGAAATTGTGTTACTAGTTTTTTTTCGTCCGCGCGCGTCTTAAACTCGCGAATGGCACCAACAACCCACACGGCGCCCGGTCACTGACTGAGCATTTGGTCTAGGTATTTGTTTTGACTTGCGACTGTGGTCGTGGTCGAGCAACAAGTTGTTAAAGTTACtcgaataatattatattttcatcGGTATTGTTACTAATGTTTTAgtacttattaataaaattttcgCGAAATAAATgttctaaatattataaaaatattaatagatTGCCAAAATAAAGTTAAGTTTAAGTTATGCTGTTGTGTCGCCATCTATCCGACATTTTGGTTACATCATATATATGATGCTAacgtatacatataataatttaatcagcgattactagatggcgttaacccaTGTGAAAGCGCCATCTTACGGGTAGTAGCGGAACTAATGCATGCACGTGCGAACTAACAAAATGTGGTCAACACCCTTGAATTCATATCATTATGATTTTTAGTGTTATGGATAGATGGcgcaaaatttaaaaacttttaaatacctacgtaatcaaaaaatagaatagaatttatttatgaggtataggtatttatattacttacctaaatattattGCACAGTAAGAATACGTGGTTGTAGTGAGAAAAATATGGTTTTTATACGGGCATGGTGGaattaaatagaaataaataaccTGCTTCTGGGATCCCTTTATTATGCTTCAAAAATAGTTTTGGTAATACGGATACAAGCCAGGGTCGTCAAATTAATACCTAAAATGCATAATAAGCATTTCGTAATCTATTACTTAACTCtacttattaatattaatacaatTAGGGATAATTTGCCTTAGCTTCTTTATCCATATAAACCAGATCTTCCCTTCCACTCTAATGGAGTACCGCTGCTAGTTGCAGATTTCCCTCCTATTATCCTCCACTCCGGCCTATCAGGAGCTATAATTCTATGAGTACCATACTTCCCATAATCCATGTGCTTTACTATCCCTCTTGCTTGTGGCAAGGGTGTTAGTGATCCGCTTGCGTGTTGCGGCAGCTGTATCTCTGACCAAGCTTGCCTCAGTAATGCAGCGTCTTTAGACTTATCTTTGCTTGGGACCTGAGGTCTTTtaggtttgtttttgtttgagtCCTGAGGTTTTTTCTTCTTTGACTTTTCGGAATCTTTCCTAAACGACactagttcttcaataggcaaAACTCTCAAACCATTTTTAGCTTTGGAACTATGCCCACTGACACTGGCCTCAACATGACGTTTGTGCGAAATGGACAAAGGTacgatacctaaaatttttGCAGGCTGTATCATTGTGAGTAACAATCCTTCTAAATAGGGAACTTTCGGTGACGCTGTATACTCGTGTGTGTTTTTTTTCGTAAAGCGATcgtaagaaaatgtttttcccACTAAAATTGGTCTGAGCTTTAAGTTATCGAGAGTTGACGTTCTACCGCTGCCATCTAAAAGGTTTCCCTCACCAGTAACGATCCAACCGTTTTGCAAAAGAACGTTTCGTATTGCTCTGTCCAATGCTGTGATATCTGCTGTACTTGTAGGTATTCTGTTACCGTTGAGAGTTGTGATTCTAAGTTGCTCTCTAAGCCAACGGTCGAAAGCTGGATCTTCTATATATTGATAATGGTAATCAAACTTAGgtttgtacctatttattcgATATTTCTCCCATTTATTAGGGATACGTGAACCCCCTTCCCAATAAGTTTTAATGGTCTTGTATATCCAACCTATAATTCTGCCGTATTTGTCTTTTCTAGGCACTTTCAATCTTTGGAACGTTGGAGTTTTAACTTCTTTATCATCCGGAAACCAAAATCTCTCGGTTAGAGGAGGTTTGATTTGAATGGATTGTTTAGGTTCGTTTAAAGGTTTTTGTTCTGTATGCCAAATCGTTTCAATTCCGCCTGGTAAAGTGTGTTCTGGGCTACTTTCTTCAAACAGATTTTGAGGTTTTAAAGATTCAATTAAGGTCGAATCTATTGAAGGTGTATCCAAATTaagatcattatttattaatggtTGTACAAACGCGTGGCTTTTTTCTTGAGAATTTGGGTATTCTTCGCCAGGAACTGGTATAAGTTCTGACAAAACGTCTTGTGTTGGAGGCTTAATATTATCAATCACAATTTCTGTCTTTGTTTGGTCATTTCCTCCTGGTACAAGCTGTGAAATTATATATTCaggattaattttatttttatcaagtTCCGTTGGCAATTGCGGGACATTTATGCTAGTTTCATCAATTAtaatttttgcttttttgtcgTCACTTGGAGATGAAATAAAAGGTTCAGGTTCATTGTTTTCATCGAGTTGGATTTGCCATTTTGGGATTTTAAGGTCAGTGTCAACCACAATTTCTGGCTTTTTGTGGTCATCTTCTCCTGTGATATACTGGggatatgaaataaaatgttcaGGTTTAACTGTGTTCTGATCAAATTGCATTTGCCACTCCGGGAGTTTCATTCCAATGTCATCAATAATTCCTGTATTTTTGTAGTCATTTGGATAAGAAATAAAATGTTCAGGATTAACTTTGATTCCATCAAGTTGCATTGGAAACTCTGGGATTTTCATTCCAATGTTATCAATCATTATGTCATTGTTGTGGTCATTTggatatgaaataaaatgtgcAGGTTTCACTTTGATTTGATCGAGTTGCATTGGCCACTCCGGGATTTCTATTCCATTGTTATTAATCATAATTCCTGTATTTCTGTGGTCATTAGGATATTGAATAAATTGTTCAGGTTTAACTGTGTTCTGATCAAATTGCATTTGCCACTCTGGGAGTTTTATTCCAATGTCATCAATAATTCCTGTATTTTTGTGGTCATTTGGATATGGAATAAAATGTCCAGGTTTAACTTTGATTTCATCAAGTTGCATTGGCCACTCCGGAATTTTTATTCCATTGTTATTAATCATAATTCCCGTATTTCTTTGGTCATTAGGATATGGAATAAAATGTCCAGGTTTAACTTTAATTCCATCAAGTTGCATTGGAAACTCTGGGATTTTCATTCCGATGTTATCAATCATCATTTCTGTATTTATGTGGTCATTTGGGTGTGAAATAAAATCTTCAGGATTAACTTTGATTTCATCATGTTGCATTGGCAGTTGCTCTGAGTTCTTTATGCCAATGTCATCAATAATAATTTTTGGTATTTTGTGGTCAGCGTTAGGTATAACTTTATTCTTATTTACTTGCATTTGCCATTTCGGGATTTTCATGTCAATCTCAAAGTTCATAATGTCCGTATTTTTGTCGTCATTTTCTCCTGATATCTGCAGTGGATATGAATCAACATCTTCATCAGGTTTTACTTCGTCTCGATCAAGTGGCACATGCCATGTCGGGAGTTTAATGTCAGTGTTAGAATGTTGTTCATTAAAgtctttaggtattttatcatcagaatgtATAATGTTTTCTTTACCTTCATTACTGTCATGCTGTGGTATAGGTTCAGTATGCGTTTTATGTTCCCGTATATCTTTACTAGGACTGATttcaaatatttctttaatagaCGGATTCTGATCAATATTATGGATGTGACCATATGAGTCGGGGAAATCGGGAATTTTCCTCTGATGTTCCTTTTGGGGAATGAAGCTGATAATTTCGCCCGTGTCTGGTTTCTTGTATACGAATACAACTAGTCTCTCGACACCTGAATGATCTGAATCCAAGCTGTTGATGATCGTAGGAGAGTCCGCAGGACACACAcaattttcattattttcttTTACGTGCTGTGGGTCAAATCCTGTCAACCTGAAATTAAACTAAGTGTAAATCTTTGGGTATACAAATTGTAATAtctaaatatgtagttatattgtttttagggttccgtacctcaaaagaaaaaaaaaaacggaagcCTTATCTTATAGggtcactcgtgcgtctgtatgtccgtccgtctgtccgtctgtcacagcctatttactccgaaactactggaccaatcaagttggaagttatttaagataataggCAAAACATTAGGGTGCGGAGAGTAAAGGTCGACAACGTTCATCATGTAACACCTGTGGAGTAGCAatcctccataggctacggaaaCTGCTTACAatccgtatgcttgtttgccaccgacataGTATTAAAAAATAGATATTTAATGGTTAATACTGACCTTAGTGCGGATGCTTTCACCATCAAGTACATCAACGGTAAAACCTGAAACCAACCAATTTCTTTCAGTGGCAATTCTATATATATAGAATTGCCATGAaggaatgatgatgatacatatatatatatcatcatcatcatccagcCATAAgaagtccactgctgaacataggcctcccccttatggggggtgaatgccataatcgccacgcttggcaggcgggttggcgatcgcagtcgagtacaccgaatttgagggacgctgctgcccgtccaccggtggtcttggacgtagtttaaggacatacccgggtccatatatatatattattttatttagcccGTTATGGattcccactgctgggcaaaggcctcttccATTGATTTCCACAATTCCCGTTGTAGTGTTTTTTTCCGGCCAGTTATGATGAAGATGAAGGCGTCTAAGTTGTCCCGCCAACTCCGCCTGGGCCTGCCACGTCCTCTTatgtaagtacttgtataaaAACAACGTAAGGATGACTGGTGAAAAATTATTTTTGGAGTTAAGTCTAacttttaagtaggtacgtaatGTACGTATCTAAAggtttatttctttgtttcaaTTAAGAATATACTTGTATAATAAACACGTTTTTTGGGCCTGGTGTATAAACGAATTACGCTGCATAGATAGGTACAGATTTACCCAAAATAGCATTAATAGCATTAATGGAGGAATGAActcaatattaaattatttaactgtattaatattttaataacaaaaaatagaATCAACGAACTAAGTCAGGACATGAAATGACAGCTTAAACCTTAATTAGACACACTTTTCTTAGGCATTATTCTGATTGTTACTATTTTTTGTTAActaataagtaatattttttgtaacttaCCTTCAATATACTCATGATTGCACAAAAAACTAACACTTATCAGCAAATCTCCATCTCTGTGAACATTCTTAGTTCGGAaaacacgttttatagcaataattaaacataattaGTGCACCGATGAAAAAGGGAAAACGCACTAAATTAGCGaagataattaattatttctttGTAACGGTTTTCTTAATTTTACCTTTATTTAGCTAATTGTACTTTATGTTAATTTTCTATGTGGTTCCGCGTTATTGGTTTTGTCGTCTgggtgttttttagggttccgtacccaacaGGTAAAAACGAgacactattactaagactgtactgtccgtctgtccgtccgtcagtctgtgtgtgatagcacagaataaataatagtactaggtacagaagactcactctctaacaaaacgcgtctgtcacgatcagcacagatatggccgctaggtggcgacagcgccacgcgcggcttatggcaaaccccaaaattggggtcgaacggatggacttttagctacctgtagcaaagcgacgaaatcgcggagtgagccacgtctggTGATAGCTAGTTGATATTTTCAAttttgatgtatttttgttgccgctataacagcaaatactaaaaacaaaataacataaatatttaaatggggctcccacacaacaaacgtgatattttagccgtttttgcgtaatagtgcgcgagtccgactcgcacttgcccgttttttttttaaagtaggtacttacacatCACAATACCAGTAGGGTAGTAAAAGTGGGTTATATACGCATATTTTACATgatatataaaaacataacacCATAATAAATCGGTCAAGCGTGGGTCGGtcttcagaaaaaaaaaacattgaaagCATCCAACTCGCGCTTGGTCGAATGATTATTACTATTGCTACGAGTTTTATATGTATAACCGTcgattaattattaaaatttatgatacacactattaaaataaatatgttatcagaataaaaatatacataggtatactgAGGTATGATTGGCCGCTCTCCGCAAGTTTGAGATTAATAAgacatattaaattaaaacttattaCTCATGTAAATTTCAGTATAGCTATATTGCtaacataattacatattaatTGCACAAATTTCTTTATTATCGAAAAAACAAAACTCAAATAATTCTTCCACATCACCTGGGTAGTCATAATTCAATATTCTTCAAGTAAAAGATTTTCtgctaatattaatattaaattcatgtttttCATCACAGACTTCACGGGATTTAACAATCAAATTGGTATTAGCAGTGCAACAGAGATAAATATAAGGCTCATTAAAGTTTCAAATCAATTAGTTTTCGGTTTCTGTTCAATAGGACGATCCTTTTGGGGCTGACTCTTTAATTTCTCCTTAATTTTCTTCAACAGCTCAGTCTGTTTCTTATAGAAATACCCTTCTTCCTGAGCAACCCCGTACTCCCCCAACGCCCCTCCACTTTGCCTGACCGATCCGCCCCCTCCTCCACCCCTTCCTACCCCTGATCCTGGAGCACCGGACCCCTGGATCAACCTGATCAGGGTACAATACGGAGGCCTGACATGAGCACGCACGGCGATTTtggtaaacatttttatttttgtgtttacGAATTTGACTGTTCACTGACGTTTgagtttgttttttttctttgggTATGTTACCTCATTATTTTAGTATAATTATGAAACCAACCTTTTAATCATGAAACACACTTTTTAATGCGTAATTGCGTATCTACTGTCGTTGAACATTTAccgtaaataaaatacatataaaatactACAATAAGCGGAGTAGAATCTAGCTGAGTATTTGGCTGTTTAGGCTCAGTTTTGGTTCGTTAAAAATAGCATTAAAAGAATTAAAACTAGAACACCACTAGAACTATACTAGAACACTGACGCTTGACGGGCAATAATTGACATACTTATCAACAAGACAAAATGTAGCTAAACAAACCATCAATTAATAGTTTTGTTATGTTTCCTTCACTCCATAATATATTTACCGCCATAATTTTCTTCTAAATTACCAGACTCATAGTCATGAGTTTCAACAGTTTAATCCGCAGTGCTCTAACCTACAGAGTGTTTTCAAAAAGTCAATCGCCAATGTGTGCACAAGTGCGTTACGTGGACAAGTCAGCAAAACCACCGGCGAAAGCAGAAAgaatagataaaataaaaatgccaGGTTTCGTCACTCCGGAGAACGAAAAAGAGGAAGGGTACTTCACTCAAAAGGCGAAACGTGAGCTGGAAGAGCTGAAGAAGAAGTTAGATAAACCTAAAGTTAAAAATTACGAGAAGAGAGATTAAGTGAACCATTGAAGGCTTTCCACGGATATAACAAttaattttcatcaaaaaatatatagatattTTCAAAACTGTActgtgttttttagggttccgtacccaaagggtaaaacgggaccctattactaagacttcgctgtccgtccgtccgtccgtctgtcaccaggctgtatctcacgaaccgtgatagttgaaattttcacagatgatgtatttctgttgccgctataacaacaagcactaaaaacagaataaaataaagatttaaatggggctcccatacaacaaacgtgatttttgaccaaaattaagcaacgtcgggagtggtcagtacttggatgggtgacagtttttttgttttgcttttttgttttttttttgcattatggtacggaacccttcgtgcgcgagtccgactcgcacttgcccggtttttttataatatacctgtgttttaaataataatatttttgctcggaaaacatgtaaaaacgcaaaaatgcgcattttcccagagataagacctagctagatcgattttagcccccgaaaacacccatatagcaaatttcatcgaaatcgttagagccatttCGGAGATCCCCGAAAtctatatattaataaatatacatacaataATGGCTCGTTAAAAGGTATAAGATACACGGGTGTAATGTTCTGTTAGCAACTTTTGTTGAGAACAACCCTGAAAACGGTAAGAAACATGTGATCCGTACCATAGTCGTACGGACAAGTAAAGTTCGACAATTAGATGGAGACTTGAATTTTCTTTTAAGAACAGTACAGGTGCTTTTATGTTACTGTTATACTTAATAAATTTGATCATAGCAATGAGTACAAACGCGTACTTCATATATCACCTATATCACCTAAAAAATTATATCACCTAATCAATATATCACCTAAAAAATTATACTCAGTATAGACACAAACTGACTTTATCCTACATAACAAAGGTATAGTAGAAACAACACACTGATCATtacatactttattttttaacaaaacTTATTACAAAAATTTAACGCCCATTTATTGTATCCTCCGGATTCTTAATGACTATTTCTTTCATAGCACCTTTGTTCCTTAATCGTTCCTTTTCTTTCCTCAATCTTTGCTCCACGGGTGTTTCTATTATAACTTCAAAATAGCTCTTCCCAAAAGGACGAGACTCTTCTTTTTCCTTGGCAAAATTTCTAGCAGCATTTGTAACATAAGCGATATCCCGCATAATATTTTTTGCCGAATGATGACCGTTTAAGGAGTGAGGTATACTCGTACCATGACTCAGTTCCAGTCTTCTGTTCCATTGGAATAACggtttcatacaatttgaagggTGTACACTGGAATTTTCACAAGTCCAGATTGGAGAATTAGAAGCTGAGAAGAATTGCTTTTGTAGACAAGATTTTACTAAATCTTGATATTTATACGATGCGCAAAACTTCTTGATGAATAAATTCATGGTAGGTAATTAAGAAATGGCATTATTTTTGCAAGACTCCAGAGATTTTAGAGAATTTTGTCGAAACCGAatttaattttcaaatttgTGAATGAATAATGACATAATGTCAGTCGATTTGACGATTTTAACGAAAAACGATGCTAAACACCACTATGCCTGTGCTGTGCCCTATTATAGAGTCAgacctgtacggttaccatcagtttgtcactgacataaacgccgtcgagaacgtaatttactttctatacatcccgtttgcactaatatgcgagtgcgagcgagatgtatagaaagtaaattacgttctcgacggcgtttatgtcagtgacaaactgatggtaaccgtactggtcagaccaagaaaagtcacgTAGGTATTCACCTTACTTTAATTACTACTCGACTATCTACTAAGTATCTAAAGGTGGAGGAACAACATTGTTTGGCACGATCAACGAAACCTATTCTATatctttataattataactggTTTAGCCTTAGAgtgtataaaaaaaccggccaagtgcgagtcggactcgcgcacaaagcattccgtaccattattaaaaatcaccttttattttattctgtttttagtttttgttgctatagcgg
Protein-coding sequences here:
- the LOC134670900 gene encoding uncharacterized protein LOC134670900 isoform X2, whose product is MSILKVLPLMYLMVKASALRLTGFDPQHVKENNENCVCPADSPTIINSLDSDHSGVERLVVFVYKKPDTGEIISFIPQKEHQRKIPDFPDSYGHIHNIDQNPSIKEIFEISPSKDIREHKTHTEPIPQHDSNEGKENIIHSDDKIPKDFNEQHSNTDIKLPTWHVPLDRDEVKPDEDVDSYPLQISGENDDKNTDIMNFEIDMKIPKWQMQVNKNKVIPNADHKIPKIIIDDIGIKNSEQLPMQHDEIKVNPEDFISHPNDHINTEMMIDNIGMKIPEFPMQLDGIKVKPGHFIPYPNDQRNTGIMINNNGIKIPEWPMQLDEIKVKPGHFIPYPNDHKNTGIIDDIGIKLPEWQMQFDQNTVKPEQFIQYPNDHRNTGIMINNNGIEIPEWPMQLDQIKVKPAHFISYPNDHNNDIMIDNIGMKIPEFPMQLDGIKVNPEHFISYPNDYKNTGIIDDIGMKLPEWQMQFDQNTVKPEHFISYPQYITGEDDHKKPEIVVDTDLKIPKWQIQLDENNEPEPFISSPSDDKKAKIIIDETSINVPQLPTELDKNKINPEYIISQLVPGGNDQTKTEIVIDNIKPPTQDVLSELIPVPGEEYPNSQEKSHAFVQPLINNDLNLDTPSIDSTLIESLKPQNLFEESSPEHTLPGGIETIWHTEQKPLNEPKQSIQIKPPLTERFWFPDDKEVKTPTFQRLKVPRKDKYGRIIGWIYKTIKTYWEGGSRIPNKWEKYRINRYKPKFDYHYQYIEDPAFDRWLREQLRITTLNGNRIPTSTADITALDRAIRNVLLQNGWIVTGEGNLLDGSGRTSTLDNLKLRPILVGKTFSYDRFTKKNTHEYTASPKVPYLEGLLLTMIQPAKILGIVPLSISHKRHVEASVSGHSSKAKNGLRVLPIEELVSFRKDSEKSKKKKPQDSNKNKPKRPQVPSKDKSKDAALLRQAWSEIQLPQHASGSLTPLPQARGIVKHMDYGKYGTHRIIAPDRPEWRIIGGKSATSSGTPLEWKGRSGLYG
- the LOC134670900 gene encoding uncharacterized protein LOC134670900 isoform X1 → MSILKFQVLPLMYLMVKASALRLTGFDPQHVKENNENCVCPADSPTIINSLDSDHSGVERLVVFVYKKPDTGEIISFIPQKEHQRKIPDFPDSYGHIHNIDQNPSIKEIFEISPSKDIREHKTHTEPIPQHDSNEGKENIIHSDDKIPKDFNEQHSNTDIKLPTWHVPLDRDEVKPDEDVDSYPLQISGENDDKNTDIMNFEIDMKIPKWQMQVNKNKVIPNADHKIPKIIIDDIGIKNSEQLPMQHDEIKVNPEDFISHPNDHINTEMMIDNIGMKIPEFPMQLDGIKVKPGHFIPYPNDQRNTGIMINNNGIKIPEWPMQLDEIKVKPGHFIPYPNDHKNTGIIDDIGIKLPEWQMQFDQNTVKPEQFIQYPNDHRNTGIMINNNGIEIPEWPMQLDQIKVKPAHFISYPNDHNNDIMIDNIGMKIPEFPMQLDGIKVNPEHFISYPNDYKNTGIIDDIGMKLPEWQMQFDQNTVKPEHFISYPQYITGEDDHKKPEIVVDTDLKIPKWQIQLDENNEPEPFISSPSDDKKAKIIIDETSINVPQLPTELDKNKINPEYIISQLVPGGNDQTKTEIVIDNIKPPTQDVLSELIPVPGEEYPNSQEKSHAFVQPLINNDLNLDTPSIDSTLIESLKPQNLFEESSPEHTLPGGIETIWHTEQKPLNEPKQSIQIKPPLTERFWFPDDKEVKTPTFQRLKVPRKDKYGRIIGWIYKTIKTYWEGGSRIPNKWEKYRINRYKPKFDYHYQYIEDPAFDRWLREQLRITTLNGNRIPTSTADITALDRAIRNVLLQNGWIVTGEGNLLDGSGRTSTLDNLKLRPILVGKTFSYDRFTKKNTHEYTASPKVPYLEGLLLTMIQPAKILGIVPLSISHKRHVEASVSGHSSKAKNGLRVLPIEELVSFRKDSEKSKKKKPQDSNKNKPKRPQVPSKDKSKDAALLRQAWSEIQLPQHASGSLTPLPQARGIVKHMDYGKYGTHRIIAPDRPEWRIIGGKSATSSGTPLEWKGRSGLYG